Within Streptomyces sp. SS1-1, the genomic segment GCCGCGTACGCAAGTTGCCCTCTTTCACAAGCGGCCGCGCCGCGCTCGTCGTCGGTGTGGGCCAGCGCCTCGGCCGTACGGAGCGCGTCCTCGGCCTCCTCCCAGCCCCGCTCGGTGTACAGACACCGTTCCACCAGCAGGGCCGCGCGCTGCAGCGCGGCCGGTGCGGTGACCGGCTGGAGCAGGGCCGCCGCGTCCGCCCAGCACGCGCGGGAGCGCAGCCGCCATACCGCGGTCTGGAGTGGATCGTCGCCTGCGGTCGTTCCGTTACCAGACATGGCGGTATACGCCACCTCGCCCTCCCCGAGCACGCCATCGAGCTGTTGAGTGGTGGCGGCATCTCAGCACGAATCATCGCGCCCGGCCAAGAGGGTGGGTGAAGGATTTCACAAAGTCGTGGGACACGGACGGCACTTGGTGCCACCCCGTGCGCCCCCGCGCCGGGTTCAGCTCATCCGCAACGCCAGGAAGAAATCGAGCTTGTCCTCCAGCCGGGACAGGTCCCGGCCCGTCAACTGCTCGATTCTGCCCACGCGATAGCGCAGCGTGTTGACGTGCAGGTGCAGCCGGGTCGCGCACCGCGTCCAGGACCCGTCGCAGTCGAGGAACGCCTCCAGCGTGGGGATCAGCTCCGCGCGGTGCCGGCGGTCGTAGTCCCGCAGCGGGTCCAGCAGCCGGGCCGTGAACGCCCGCCGGACGTCGTCCGGCACGAACGGCAGCAGCAGGACGTGCGAGGCCAGCTCCTGATGGCCCGCCGCGCAGACCCGCCCCGCCCGGGCCGCGGCGACCCGGCGCGCGTGCCGGGCCTCCTCCAGGGCGCCGCGCAGCCCCTCCGCGGAGTGCACCGCCGCGCTCACCCCGAGCGTGATCCGGCCGTCGTCGTCCAGCCCCGCCGACAGCGGCTCCCCCACGGCGTCCAGCAGCGCGTCGGCGAGGACGCCGGCCTCGGAGCCGTCGTGCTCGGCGGAGACCGCGGGCAGCGGCACCAGCGCGATCGCCTCCTCGCCGGTGTGCGCCACCGCTATGCGGTCCGAGGGCTCCGGGCCGGTCGCCCGCGGATCGACCAGGATCTCCTCCAGCAGGGCCTGCGCGGCCGGACCCGGCTCGATGCCGCCGTCCGCCCACTCGACCCGGGCGACCACCACCTGCCAGTGCGGGGCCGCCCCGAGGCCGGGCAGCAGCACCGGGGCCGCCACCCGCAGCCGGGCGGCGATCTCGGCGGGCGCCGCGCCCGTCTGGACCAGCTCCAGGACCTCCTGTGCGAGCCGGCGCCGCACGGTGCGGGCGGCGTCCCGGCGGTCGCGCTCCACCGCGATCAGCTGGGTGACGCCCTGCAGCAGGTCCAGCCGCTCCGCGGGCCAGTCACCGGCGTCCGCCTCCACGGCCAGCAGCCACTCGGACAGCACCGTCTCCCGGGCGTCCCCGGCGGGCCGCCCGCCGCTGCGGATCGGGAAGAGCGAGTACACCGTGGTGCCCAGCGTCACCCGGTGCGGTCCTCGCCGCCCCGAGCGGGCGGCCGCCAGATGACCGGCCGCCAGCCGCGCGCACAGGTCGGGGGGCAGGGCCGGGCCCGACGCCTTCGAGCCGGCGATCAGCCGTCCCGCCGGCGACAGCACCCACGCCCGCAGGTCCAGGTCGGAGCCGAGCAGGTCCAGGACCACGTCCGGGCCGCCGCCCGCCGGACCCGACGTCATCAGCCGCCGGTGCCGGTCCACGACAGCCGCCAGGTCCCCGGCCCGCTCGCCGCTGACCTGCCGGACGACATGCTCGGTGACCGTCGCGAACGCCACCGACTCGTGCACCGCGAACAGCGGCAGCCGGTGCCGGGCGCAGGCCACCACCAGATCCTCCGGGACCT encodes:
- a CDS encoding PucR family transcriptional regulator; this encodes MRLRALLDTDALGLKLLGGEDELDRTVRGVMTTDLRDPSRYLSGGELVLTGLAWRRDAADSDPFVRILVQAGVAALAAGEAELGEVPEDLVVACARHRLPLFAVHESVAFATVTEHVVRQVSGERAGDLAAVVDRHRRLMTSGPAGGGPDVVLDLLGSDLDLRAWVLSPAGRLIAGSKASGPALPPDLCARLAAGHLAAARSGRRGPHRVTLGTTVYSLFPIRSGGRPAGDARETVLSEWLLAVEADAGDWPAERLDLLQGVTQLIAVERDRRDAARTVRRRLAQEVLELVQTGAAPAEIAARLRVAAPVLLPGLGAAPHWQVVVARVEWADGGIEPGPAAQALLEEILVDPRATGPEPSDRIAVAHTGEEAIALVPLPAVSAEHDGSEAGVLADALLDAVGEPLSAGLDDDGRITLGVSAAVHSAEGLRGALEEARHARRVAAARAGRVCAAGHQELASHVLLLPFVPDDVRRAFTARLLDPLRDYDRRHRAELIPTLEAFLDCDGSWTRCATRLHLHVNTLRYRVGRIEQLTGRDLSRLEDKLDFFLALRMS